CGGTGTGGTCGGCGACGCCCCCCTCCTCACCGATGCGTTCGACGATGCCGTCGACCAGCGGGGTGTCGTCGTCGGCGAGCAGCCGGTACTTCAGCGACGACGACCCGGCGTTCAGCACGAGGACCCGCATCAGGCGCCCGCCCCCTGCTCCTGCTGCATCCGTGCGGCCTCGGCGATCTCCTGCTGCGCCTGGATGGCGGTGATGGCGACCGTGTTGACGATGTCGGGGATGGTGCAGCCGCGTGACAGGTCGTTGACGGGTTTGTTGAGGCCCTGCAGGACCGGCCCGACGGCGACCGCACCGGCGGAGCGCTGCACCGCCTTGTAGGTGTTGTTGCCGGTGTTGAGGTCGGGGAACACGAACACGGTGGCGTTGCCGGCGACCGTGCTGTCGGGCAGCTTCTTGCCGGCCACACCCGCATCGACGGCCGCGTCGTACTGCATGGGCCCCTCGACCTGCAGGTCGGGGCGCCGCTCGCGCACCAGCTCGGTGGCCTCGCGGACGGCCTCGACGTCGGTGCCCGACCCGGACGCGCCGGTGGAGTACGACAGCATGGCGATGCGCGGCTCGACCCCGAACGCGGCGGCGGTGTCGGCGGAGCTGATGGCGATGTCGGCCAGCTGCGAGGCGTTGGGGTTGGGGTTGATGGCGCAGTCGCCGTAGACCAGCACCCGGTCGGGCAGCAGCATGAAGAACACCGAGCTGACGATGGCGACGCCGGGCTTGGTGCGCACGACCTCCAGGGAGGGTCGGACGGTGTGCTGGGTGGTGTGGGCGGCGCCGGAGACCATGCCGTCGGCGTGGCCCATCAGGACCATCATCGTGCCGAAGTAGCTGACGTCGAGCAGCAGCTCGTACGCCAGGTCGGGGGTGGCCCCCTTGTGGGCCCGCAGCTCGGCGTAGCGGTCGGCGAAGACCTTCCGCAGCGGCGAGGTGACGGGGTCGATGACCTCGATGCCGCTGAGGTCGACGCCGAGCCCTGCCGCGCGGGCCTCGACGGCCTGGGGTGATCCGAGCAGCGTCAGCCTGGCCACGCCACGACGGTTGAGGATCTCCGCGGCACGCAGGATCCGGTCGTCGGTGGACTCGGGCAGGACGATGTGCCGGCGGTCCTGTCGGGCCCGCTCGATGATGTCGAACTCGAACATCAGCGGGGTGACGACCGTCGACCGGGTGACCTCGATCCGCTGGGCGAGCGCCTCGACGTCGACGTGTTCGTCGAAGGTGTCCAGCGCGGTGGCCAGCTTGCGGGTCTGGGATGCACGCAGGACCGCCGGGACCGCGTCGGCACGGGTGGCGGTGGTGAACGTGTCGTCGTCGACGGACAGGATCGGGCAGGGCAGGGTGGCGAACCCGTCGAGCAGCCGGACCATCGACGCCTCGGGGCGGTAGCCGCCGGTCAGGACCACCGCGGCGACGTTGGGGAAGGTGGTCGCCATGCGCGAGCCGATGACGCCGAGGACGACGTCGGCCCGGTCCCCGGGAGTCAGGACGATCGCGCCCTCCACCAGCCGCTCGAGGACGTGCGGGAGGGTCATCGCGCCGATCGTGATCTTCGACGCGACACGGTCCATGGCGGCCTCGGTGTCGCCGAGCAGTACGCGGGCGTTGATGCCGGTGGCGACCTCGCGGACGGTCGGCATGGACAGGGTGGGGACCTCGGGCACGACCCAGACGGGGTCGTCGTGGGGCACGGCCGCGGTGGCCTCGCGGATGGCGTCGAGGTCGGTGGGGTCGACCCGGTTGACGACGGTGGCCAGCAGCGTGCAGCCCTCGGAGGTGAGGGACTCGCGGGCGACGTGGGTGGCCTCGACGACGTCGTGGGCGGTCCGGCCGCGCCCGTTGACGATGGCCAGGACGGGGGCGCCGAGGTGGTTGGCAAGCTTGGCGTTGAAGTCGAACTCCAGCGCCGTGGACACGCCGGTGTAGTCGGTGCCGTCGCACAACACGAACGGGGCCTTGTCGGCCAGCGCCCGGTAGGCCTCGAGCACGCCCTTGAACAGCTCGTCGGTGCGTCCCTGCGCCAGCAGCGCCTCGACCTGGTCGACGGTGAAGGCGTACCGCTCCTCGGGTTCACCGGCCAGCTCGTAGCGGCCGTCCATCAGCGCCAGCCGGCTGTCGATCGGGTCGGTCGTGGCCACGACGGGCCGGAAGTAGCCGACCCGGTCCAGCCGGCGGGACAGCAGCTCCATCACACCGAGGGCGATGACGGACTTGCCGGACGCCGGTTCGAGCGAGGCGATGTAGAGGTTGTTGGCCACGGGCTGGGGCTCCCTGGGGGGCGGATCGAGGACGCCCCCATCCTTGCAGGATGTCCCGCGCCTCAACCCAGTCCGAGGACGAGGGACAGGGCCAGGTCGACGCCCCACAGCTCCTGGGGCGTCAGGTGTCCAACGAGGTTCCCGAGACGAGAGGCGTCCACGACCGAGGTCTGCTCGGCCAGGACGCGGGTCCGCCGACCGTCCACCTCGATCTCCGGTCTGAACGTGGCAGGCCTCGCCGACCGGGAGGTGGGGGCGACGAGGACGGTCGACAGTCGGTGGAGCGCATCGGACTGCACCACGACGCCGAATCGACGGCCGTCCTGCTCGTGTCCGGTTCGACCCCGGAGCCGGAGCTCGAACACGTCACCACGGGTCACGGAGGTCCTCCATCATCGCCGCAACCCTGCGAGCCTCGGCAACGTCCTCCTCGTCCGCCGCCAGCGCGGCAACCTCCACCTCGAGGCGAGCGCGGTCCCGCAGCTGCCGCGCAGCGGTCAGCAACCCCAGCCGCACGGCCTCGGTACGGCTGAGCCCGGTCGCCTCGAGCTCGGCAAGGGCACGTTGCGCGTCCTCGTCGAGACGGGCCGAGATGGGTCTGGACTCCACGTCCCCCATCGTACTACGAAACGTCATACAGGGACGGTAGTGGGGTCCGCCGATGACGAGCAACCCCAGTTGTCCACACGCCACGGCCCCGAGCGTGGTGCCCAGGGGCCGTGGGTGTGGGTTGCGGCTACGAGGCCTCGGTGACCTCCACGTCGGCCACGGCCAGCTGCTCGCTGCCGTTGGGGTAGACCAGCTTGACCTTCACGAGGCAGGTACCGGTCGGGTGGTCCCCGGGCACGTCGACGCTGATCGTCGTCGACCCCGACACCGCGCCGCCGTCCGTCACGAGCGCCTGCTGGCCGTCACAGTCCAGCAGCGTCTCGTACCCGGTGGCGCTGTAGGTGCCGGACAGCTCGAACGGGATGGTCCCGCCCTGCGGGTAGCTGCCGTCGGGCTCGACCACGTCGGCCAGGTCGGGCAGGCCCAGCAGCGACCGGCTCTCGGTGCACCGCTCCGGCGCGATGCCGCAGACCAGCACGTACCCGTCGACCATGTCCTCGTCGACGGCGAACGACGTCGGCGGGTCCAGGAACGCCTGGGTCTGCGGGACCAGCTGATCCTCGACCCCAAGCACCACGGGTGCCCCGTGGATGGCGGAGTGGCCGGCACCGGCGAACCCGGCTGCCCATGCGTTCGGGGCGGTGCCGTCGAGCACCATCACCCGTTCGGCGTCGCGCTCGTCGACGTAGCCACGCTGCTCGGCGATCTCCAGGGCCGTGTCGAACCGGCTGCCACCCGCGACGCGGATGACCTCGATGCCCAGCGCACGGACGGCGTCCAGCACCGTCTCGTTGATGGCGGCCTCACCACCGACGACGTAGAGGGTCTCGATCGTCGACTGCTGCATGTAGGTCATGGTCGAGGTGGACAGCACCTCGGTCTGGGTGAACAGCAGCGGCCAGCCCTCGTCGGCTGCCCATGCGCCGGCGGCGAGGGAGTCGGCGAAGGCCTGGGTGTCGTCGCCGCCCGCGGCCGGGAAGGCACGGGCCAGGATGCCGGTGGTCGCCGAGGGGTACTCCAGCCGGGCGGCCTCGATGGCGGTCTCCAGCCGGGACGGACCCGCGTAGCGGACGACCGTGTAGCCGGCCGCGGTCAGGGCGTCCTCGACGGACTGGTCGATCGCGGCGGTGCCGCCGAGGATGCCGACCTCGGTCACGCCCAGCCGCTGGAGCTCGGCCAGCACCGACGGGTACAGCTCGTCGGTCGCGGTCAGCAGCAGCGGGCGGCCGTCTGCGACGGTGTTGCCCTGCAGCGCACCGGAGGCCAGCGCGTCGGCGAACCCGGCGTCGGTGGCCAGCAGCGCACGCCGTCCGCCGTCCTGGGCGAAGGTCGACGGTGGCGCGTCGGGGAAGGTGGCCTGGCTGAACCGCAGGGCCACGTCGGCGTTGGCGTTGTTGGACGGGCCGCCCTCGACGACCACGCGCAGGGTGTCGTTGACG
Above is a window of Euzebya rosea DNA encoding:
- the pta gene encoding phosphate acetyltransferase — translated: MANNLYIASLEPASGKSVIALGVMELLSRRLDRVGYFRPVVATTDPIDSRLALMDGRYELAGEPEERYAFTVDQVEALLAQGRTDELFKGVLEAYRALADKAPFVLCDGTDYTGVSTALEFDFNAKLANHLGAPVLAIVNGRGRTAHDVVEATHVARESLTSEGCTLLATVVNRVDPTDLDAIREATAAVPHDDPVWVVPEVPTLSMPTVREVATGINARVLLGDTEAAMDRVASKITIGAMTLPHVLERLVEGAIVLTPGDRADVVLGVIGSRMATTFPNVAAVVLTGGYRPEASMVRLLDGFATLPCPILSVDDDTFTTATRADAVPAVLRASQTRKLATALDTFDEHVDVEALAQRIEVTRSTVVTPLMFEFDIIERARQDRRHIVLPESTDDRILRAAEILNRRGVARLTLLGSPQAVEARAAGLGVDLSGIEVIDPVTSPLRKVFADRYAELRAHKGATPDLAYELLLDVSYFGTMMVLMGHADGMVSGAAHTTQHTVRPSLEVVRTKPGVAIVSSVFFMLLPDRVLVYGDCAINPNPNASQLADIAISSADTAAAFGVEPRIAMLSYSTGASGSGTDVEAVREATELVRERRPDLQVEGPMQYDAAVDAGVAGKKLPDSTVAGNATVFVFPDLNTGNNTYKAVQRSAGAVAVGPVLQGLNKPVNDLSRGCTIPDIVNTVAITAIQAQQEIAEAARMQQEQGAGA
- a CDS encoding type II toxin-antitoxin system PemK/MazF family toxin; protein product: MTRGDVFELRLRGRTGHEQDGRRFGVVVQSDALHRLSTVLVAPTSRSARPATFRPEIEVDGRRTRVLAEQTSVVDASRLGNLVGHLTPQELWGVDLALSLVLGLG